The Clostridium botulinum BKT015925 genome includes the window ATATATTTTTTAGATCCTGTAAAAATTCTTCTTGCTGTAACTGTATAACTGAAACATTTACAGATACAGTGACTTTATTATTATACTTTTGTAACCATTGTTTATTTTTTAAACACGCTTTCTTTAATACCCATTTTCCAATTGAATTTATTAACCCTGATTTTTCTGCAACCGGAATAAACTCACTTGGGGATACAAATCCAAATTTAGGACTTATCCATCTTAATAATACTTCTCCACCTTTAATATTTCCATTAATAGCATCTACTTGTGGTTGATAAACTAACTTGAGTTCGTTTCTATCAATAGCATATCTAAGACCTTCTTCTAGTTGTGTCTTTCTTATTATATCTTCTGACATACTTATGTCATAAAATAAGTATTTATTTTTACCTAGTTCTTTTGCCTTATACATAGCTATATCAGCATTCTTTAATAATATACTTTGACTTACATTATCTTTTGGAAATAAACTTATCCCCATACTAGCACTTGTATATATATACTCATTTCCTATATTAAATGATTTATTAAATGTGCCTAATACCATATCAGCAATTTTGTTTATATAATTAACCTCATTACATCCACACTGTAATATTAAAAATTCATCTCCACTCAGTCTATAAAATATCTCATTATCACTTAATACATCAGATATTCTTTTACTTACTTCTTTTAAAAGTTCATTTCCATAATCGTGACCTAATGTATCATTAACATTTTTAAAATTGTCAATATCTATAAAAATCATAGCCCCTATTTTATTATGAAGTTTAACTTCTTCTATTTTTTTATATGCTGTTTTTAAAAAAGCAATTCTATTTGGAAGCCCTGTTAAAATATCATTATACGCTAAAAATTCTATTTTCTTATTTGATTTTTTTCGTTCTGTTATATCAGTTATAGAACCTGCTATTTTAATAGTATTTCCTTTTTTATCTTTTAAAGCTTTTCCCTTTACAGTAATCCACTTTTTATGATTTAAACTATCCTTTATTTCGCAATCTACATCAAGATAAATACTCTTTCCTCGTAAAATATTTTTTATTTTTTTCATAAGAATATGGTAATCTTGCTTTACTACTATCTGTTTGAAAAAATTTCTATTTTTAATATAACAACTATCCTTTAATTTATATCCAGTTATATTCGTCCACTTTTCAGATACAAAAAATGTATCCTTTTTTACATCCCACTCCCATATAGCATCATTGGCTCCTTCAATCGCAAGTTTATACTTTTCTCTACTTTTTCTTAATTTCTCTTGGCTCTTTTTAAGTTCCCCATAGTTAATTTTAAGTTGTTCTTCTTTTTCAAATACTTCCTCATAAACATTTGTTAATTGTTTATAATTGTCCATTAATTGCTTTTCACTTTGAACTCTTCTTTTTATGTTCATAAATAATATTATTATAGATAGTAATAATATTAATATAACTCCACCAGTACTTAGTATAAAAATTTTATTATTTTCATAAAAAGATGATGGCTTATTAATTATAGTAGCGTCTGCTGGTATATTACTCATTTTGATACCATGTTTTATAAGTTCTTCATAATTAAAAATATATCTACTAGGACATTGCTTTATTATAGGTATTTGTTTTATATCTACTCCCTTTAAAACTCTCATAGAAATCTTTCCTGCTAATGTTCCTTGAGTGTAGCCTGATATAACTTTGCCACCTATAATATTATCATCTAACAAAAATCTCCAACATACATATACAGGCAACTTACACCTATTTAACACATAATTAGTTTTTGAAAATGGTAACATTGTACCATTTTCTCCTTTAAATTGTCCTATATCTAGTAAAACAGTATTATCTTTAAAATTATTTATATTTTTATAAAGTTCATTTTCAGTTATATCTCTATAAAAATATACCTTTTTAATATTTTTATATTTACTAATAGCATTTCTAGCCATTTCTTCACTTTTTCTACCTGTGGTAGAACTGTCAGTTATAACTATAATATTTTTAGTTTTAGGTTGTAGTTTAAAAATTCCATCTACAGTAGCTTCTATATCTATTTTCTCCACTACACCGGTACAATTACTTCTATTTTTAATCATGGAATTTTCAAATTCATTTATTCCACAAAATACAACTGGTGGTTTTTTTAAAAAATCTTTTTTAGAATTAACTATAAAGTTTAAAGCATCATTGTCACAACATATTACTAAATCTAGCTTTTTATTGGAATATTTTTTTTCATAAAGTTTATTGAGCATATTTAGATATTTTTCATCATCTAAATTTTTTGTATCCATATATTCATGAAATAAATTTATTTCATACTCATCCTTTAAAACACTATATATTCCCTTTTCTATATTACGAGTCCATTCTAATCCCTCATTATAAGAATTTAATATCAAAACATTTTTCCATTCTATAGCATAAACTTTTGCTGTACAATAAAAACTAAATACAATTACTCCCATAAGAATAATTATATAGTTAATAATTTTTGCCTTCTCATTTACCTTAAATATCTTTTTTATCAAATTAACACCTTCATTTGCAAAATTGTTTAATATAATTATATATCACAATTTATTAATAAACTATATTTATATAAACTTTATACCATAAACATCATAATGTTTTATAATTGTTTTCAATAATATGTATTATTTTTAATATCTTATTATGTAATTTATACATTTTCTTTCTGTACTTATAAATTATAAATACCTAATGGTTAGTATATATTCTATAAATGCATTTAAATAGTATTTATAATAAAAGGATTAACATAGTTTAAATCTAAACTATATTAATCCTTTTATTATTTATTTTCTATTATATTTTTTATAATTTTTTCTATTTCATAACTTGGTTTAGGTTTATAATATAGAAACCCTTGAACTTCATCACACTTTTTATATGTCAAATATTCTAATTGTTCCTTTGTTTCAACACCTTCTGCAATAACTTTCAATCCTAAGTTATGTGAAAAATCAATAATTGAACTTACAATAGCTGAATCTTTTTTTTCATGTGGTACATTTTTTATAAATTGCATATCTATTTTTATCTTATCTATTGATATTTTCTTTATATTCATAAATGAAGAATATTCAGTACCAAAATCATCTATAGAAATTTTAATTCCCATTTTCTTTAATTCTTGTATTGTATTAAAAACATCCTTATTTTGTTTAATAGCAACTCTTTCAGTTATTTCAAACTCTATATATTCTGCATCTAGCTCTATTTCTCTCAAAATACATTTTACTTTTTTTACAAAATTAGGTTCATATAGTTGTTTAAAAGATATATTTATAGCCATAGTAAATTTCTCTTTAGTTATGTTATTCCATTTTTTAACTGTTCTACATGCTTCTTTTATCACCATATATCCTATAGATACTATAAGACCTGTATCCTCTGCTATTGGAATAAACTTATTTGGAGATATTTGCTCATCATTAAACTTCCATCTTAATAGTGCTTCAAAACCAACTATTTTATTTTTTAAAATATCAACTTGAGGCTGATAATATATTTCCAATTCTTCTCTTTCTAAAGCTCTATATAAGTTGTTTTTCATTATAGTTTTTTCTATTAATCTTTTCCTAACTTCTAATGAAAAACATTTCAAATCATTTTTTCCACAACTTTTTGCTTCATACATAGCTGTATCTGCACTTTTAAGTAATGTTTCTTCATCTTGTCCATCATCAGGATAAAAAGCAACTCCTACACTAATAGTAATAAATTGTTCTTCATTTTCAATGATAAATGGATTTTTTAATACTTTATTAATATTTGATAATATCTTTTTTATAGTATCTGTGTCTTCTTCTTTATCCATATTATTTATTAATAATAAAAATTCATCTCCTCCACCTCTAGCAAACAAATATTTATCATCAATAACTTCTTTTATTCTATTAGAGAATTGTTTTATTAATTCGTCTCCCTTATTATGACCTAATGTATCATTTACCAATTTAAAATTGTCAATTCCCAAAAACATAATGGCAAAATAACCACAATTTTTTTTATATTTGATTAACATTTCATTTATGTAATTTCTAAAATACAATCTATTTGGCAACTTGGTCAATTCATCATTATATAACATGTACCTTATCTTTTCTTCTGCAATTTTTCTGTCTAATATTTCTTTTTGCAATATTTTATTTGACTCTTCTAATTTTAAAGTTCTCTGTTTAACTTTTTTTACTAGTCTAATATTATAATTTCTTAATGTTTTTTCTGCATTTTTTCTTTCTGATATATCATACAATATTATTACTATACCTAAAATATCTTTGAAATCATCATATACAATTCTAGCAGACAATATACATTCTGTACTCTTGTTATCTTTACTTACTAAATTAACCTCCAAATTATTCATATAATTTTTTTTAAGTAATTTATTTAAATCTATTTTACTTTCTTTTATTAAAGTGTTAAAGCTTTTTTGTTGCAATTCTACAATATTATATTTGCTCATACTTATTGCTGCCTTGTTAGCATTTTTTATAATTAAGTCTTGTTCAAGAAAAAAAATAGGTTCATTAACAGATTTAAATATATAATCCGACACATATGCTGGTGTTATAGAAAGCATTTTATAAGTTATAATAGAATACCACATTCCAAATATAGGTATATAAGTGAAAAATATTCCCCATGGAAAAGTATTAATTTTATATATAGGTAAAATGACATTGGTTAATGTTCCCAATACAAATGCTATAATAATTGTAATATTTAAAACTACAGCTTGTTTTTTTTCTCTATTC containing:
- a CDS encoding ABC transporter substrate binding protein codes for the protein MIKKIFKVNEKAKIINYIIILMGVIVFSFYCTAKVYAIEWKNVLILNSYNEGLEWTRNIEKGIYSVLKDEYEINLFHEYMDTKNLDDEKYLNMLNKLYEKKYSNKKLDLVICCDNDALNFIVNSKKDFLKKPPVVFCGINEFENSMIKNRSNCTGVVEKIDIEATVDGIFKLQPKTKNIIVITDSSTTGRKSEEMARNAISKYKNIKKVYFYRDITENELYKNINNFKDNTVLLDIGQFKGENGTMLPFSKTNYVLNRCKLPVYVCWRFLLDDNIIGGKVISGYTQGTLAGKISMRVLKGVDIKQIPIIKQCPSRYIFNYEELIKHGIKMSNIPADATIINKPSSFYENNKIFILSTGGVILILLLSIIILFMNIKRRVQSEKQLMDNYKQLTNVYEEVFEKEEQLKINYGELKKSQEKLRKSREKYKLAIEGANDAIWEWDVKKDTFFVSEKWTNITGYKLKDSCYIKNRNFFKQIVVKQDYHILMKKIKNILRGKSIYLDVDCEIKDSLNHKKWITVKGKALKDKKGNTIKIAGSITDITERKKSNKKIEFLAYNDILTGLPNRIAFLKTAYKKIEEVKLHNKIGAMIFIDIDNFKNVNDTLGHDYGNELLKEVSKRISDVLSDNEIFYRLSGDEFLILQCGCNEVNYINKIADMVLGTFNKSFNIGNEYIYTSASMGISLFPKDNVSQSILLKNADIAMYKAKELGKNKYLFYDISMSEDIIRKTQLEEGLRYAIDRNELKLVYQPQVDAINGNIKGGEVLLRWISPKFGFVSPSEFIPVAEKSGLINSIGKWVLKKACLKNKQWLQKYNNKVTVSVNVSVIQLQQEEFLQDLKNILNETKLPSETLELEITESVMMDCDKEILDKLNDIKKLGVKIALDDFGTGYSSLSYLRMLPINKVKLDKAFIDRIHMNKSDRFIVENIIHLAHGIGFNVIAEGVELKEQLQILNEGKCDEIQGYYFSKPVTEEEFDKLLKNKYIIR
- a CDS encoding EAL domain-containing protein — encoded protein: MKYLLFMILFISSIIYFLTGIYILKKDRKSSTNKTFFLLCTVTCCWAFGYCMMLITEDIYCVNIFRIISSVGWCFIHGTLLEFAIAISCGGKKEISYIKKIILYIFPLIFFIRNAMNSPHDVIVKTNMGFVDICPIDLIFVFLVVYYMFCVLCGIFIIHKWGKNSNKNREKKQAVVLNITIIIAFVLGTLTNVILPIYKINTFPWGIFFTYIPIFGMWYSIITYKMLSITPAYVSDYIFKSVNEPIFFLEQDLIIKNANKAAISMSKYNIVELQQKSFNTLIKESKIDLNKLLKKNYMNNLEVNLVSKDNKSTECILSARIVYDDFKDILGIVIILYDISERKNAEKTLRNYNIRLVKKVKQRTLKLEESNKILQKEILDRKIAEEKIRYMLYNDELTKLPNRLYFRNYINEMLIKYKKNCGYFAIMFLGIDNFKLVNDTLGHNKGDELIKQFSNRIKEVIDDKYLFARGGGDEFLLLINNMDKEEDTDTIKKILSNINKVLKNPFIIENEEQFITISVGVAFYPDDGQDEETLLKSADTAMYEAKSCGKNDLKCFSLEVRKRLIEKTIMKNNLYRALEREELEIYYQPQVDILKNKIVGFEALLRWKFNDEQISPNKFIPIAEDTGLIVSIGYMVIKEACRTVKKWNNITKEKFTMAINISFKQLYEPNFVKKVKCILREIELDAEYIEFEITERVAIKQNKDVFNTIQELKKMGIKISIDDFGTEYSSFMNIKKISIDKIKIDMQFIKNVPHEKKDSAIVSSIIDFSHNLGLKVIAEGVETKEQLEYLTYKKCDEVQGFLYYKPKPSYEIEKIIKNIIENK